In the genome of Cuculus canorus isolate bCucCan1 chromosome 26, bCucCan1.pri, whole genome shotgun sequence, one region contains:
- the SLC39A14 gene encoding metal cation symporter ZIP14 isoform X1, translated as MIPSAGYQRSCLLLLLYILPCPWVRAGLEGTGLALSAASFLQDLLQRYGESETLSLKQLKALLNRLDVGVGHANLSQPPQQRVNLSRCFSSIELFAIHNLSESSSVGHSEFKEFCPTILQQLESRACASENLENEENEQTEESRPSSAEVWGYGFLCVTVISLCSLVGASVVPFMKKTFYKRLLLYFIALAIGTLYSNALFQLIPEAFGFNPQEDYYVSKSAVVFGGFYLFFFTEKVLKMLLKQKDQHHHGHSHYGPEALPSKKDQEEGVIEKLQNGDLDHMIPHITSEMECKNPSGDEKVVVGSLSVQDLQASQSACYWLKEVRYSDIGTLAWMITLSDGLHNFIDGLAIGASFTVSVFQGISTSVAILCEEFPHELGDFVILLNAGMTIRQALFFNFISACCCYVGLAFGIVAGSHFSANWIFALAGGMFLYIALADMFPEMNEVSREDEQNGSALITFAIQNAGLLTGFTIMVLLTMYSGQIQIG; from the exons ATGATCCCCAGCGCAGGCTACCAGCgcagctgccttctcctcctgctctaCATTCTCCCCTGCCCGTGGGTCCGGGCAGGTCTGGAAGGCACGGGACTGGCGCTGTCGGCAGCCTCCTTCCTGCAGGATCTCCTCCAGCGGTATGGCGAGAGTGAAACACTGAGTCTGAAGCAGCTCAAGGCGTTGCTGAACCGCTTGGATGTGGGAGTGGGACACGCCAACCTCTCCCAGCCACCGCAGCAGCGTGTGAACCTCTCCCGG tgCTTCAGCTCCATTGAGCTTTTCGCCATCCACAACCTAAGTGAGAGCTCCTCCGTGGGGCACAGCGAATTCAAGGAGTTCTGCCCCAccatcctgcagcagctggaatcCAGGGCATGCGCCTCTGAGAACCTGGAAAACGAGGAAAATGAGCAGACAGAGGAGAGCAGACCCAGCTCGGCTGAAG TCTGGGGTTACGGTTTCCTCTGCGTGACCGTCATCTCCCTCTGCTCGCTGGTGGGAGCCAGCGTGGTGCCCTTCATGAAGAAGACCTTTTACAAGCGGCTGCTCCTCTACTTCATAGCTCTGGCGATTGGAACTCTCTACTCCAACGCCCTCTTCCAGCTCATTCCTGAG GCCTTTGGATTCAACCCTCAAGAAGATTATTACGTCTCCAAGTCCGCTGTGGTGTTTGGGGGTTTCTACCTCTTCTTCTTCACTGAGAAGGTCCTGAAGATGCTCCTGAAGCAGAAGGATCAG CATCACCACGGGCACAGCCACTATGGCCCCGAGGCTCTGCCGTCCAAGAAGGACCAGGAGGAGGGAGTCATCGAGAAGCTCCAGAACGGGGACCTGGACCACATGATCCCACACATAACCAGCGAGATGGAGTGCAAGAACCCTTCTGGGGATGAGAAGGTTGTGGTGGGATCCCTCTCTGTACAG GACCTGCAGGCCTCCCAGAGCGCGTGTTACTGGCTGAAGGAGGTGCGGTATTCCGACATTGGCACACTGGCATGGATGATCACCCTGAGCGACGGCCTCCACAACTTCATCGACGGGCTGGCCATTGGCGCCTCTTTCACCGTCTCTGTCTTCCAAGGGATCAGCACCTCTGTGGCCATCCTATGCGAGGAATTCCCGCATGAGTTGG GGGACTTTGTCATCCTGCTGAATGCTGGGATGACCATCCGCCAAGCGCTCTTCTTCAACTTCATCTCCGCCTGCTGCTGCTACGTGGGCTTGGCTTTTGGAATCGTGGCCGGGAGCCACTTCTCTGCCAACTGGATCTTCGCTCTGGCTGGAGGGATGTTCCTGTACATCGCGCTGGCTGATATG TTTCCTGAAATGAATGAGGTCAGCCGGGAGGATGAGCAGAATGGCAGTGCGCTCATCACCTTTGCCATCCAGAACGCGGGGCTGCTGACGGGCTTCACCATCATGGTGCTGCTCACCATGTACTCTGGCCAGATCCAGATCGGGTAG
- the SLC39A14 gene encoding metal cation symporter ZIP14 isoform X2, whose protein sequence is MIPSAGYQRSCLLLLLYILPCPWVRAGLEGTGLALSAASFLQDLLQRYGESETLSLKQLKALLNRLDVGVGHANLSQPPQQRVNLSRCFSSIELFAIHNLSESSSVGHSEFKEFCPTILQQLESRACASENLENEENEQTEESRPSSAEVWGFGFLSVSMINVASLLGVLIVPCTEKAFFSRVLTFFITLSIGTLLSNALFQLIPEAFGFNPQEDYYVSKSAVVFGGFYLFFFTEKVLKMLLKQKDQHHHGHSHYGPEALPSKKDQEEGVIEKLQNGDLDHMIPHITSEMECKNPSGDEKVVVGSLSVQDLQASQSACYWLKEVRYSDIGTLAWMITLSDGLHNFIDGLAIGASFTVSVFQGISTSVAILCEEFPHELGDFVILLNAGMTIRQALFFNFISACCCYVGLAFGIVAGSHFSANWIFALAGGMFLYIALADMFPEMNEVSREDEQNGSALITFAIQNAGLLTGFTIMVLLTMYSGQIQIG, encoded by the exons ATGATCCCCAGCGCAGGCTACCAGCgcagctgccttctcctcctgctctaCATTCTCCCCTGCCCGTGGGTCCGGGCAGGTCTGGAAGGCACGGGACTGGCGCTGTCGGCAGCCTCCTTCCTGCAGGATCTCCTCCAGCGGTATGGCGAGAGTGAAACACTGAGTCTGAAGCAGCTCAAGGCGTTGCTGAACCGCTTGGATGTGGGAGTGGGACACGCCAACCTCTCCCAGCCACCGCAGCAGCGTGTGAACCTCTCCCGG tgCTTCAGCTCCATTGAGCTTTTCGCCATCCACAACCTAAGTGAGAGCTCCTCCGTGGGGCACAGCGAATTCAAGGAGTTCTGCCCCAccatcctgcagcagctggaatcCAGGGCATGCGCCTCTGAGAACCTGGAAAACGAGGAAAATGAGCAGACAGAGGAGAGCAGACCCAGCTCGGCTGAAG TGTGGGGCTTTGGTTTTCTCAGTGTTTCGATGATTAATGTGGCCTCCCTGCTCGGAGTCCTCATCGTACCGTGTACCGAGAAGGCCTTTTTCAGCCGGGTCCTCACGTTTTTCATCACGCTCTCCATCGGCACGCTGCTCTCTAACGCGCTCTTCCAGCTCATCCCAGAG GCCTTTGGATTCAACCCTCAAGAAGATTATTACGTCTCCAAGTCCGCTGTGGTGTTTGGGGGTTTCTACCTCTTCTTCTTCACTGAGAAGGTCCTGAAGATGCTCCTGAAGCAGAAGGATCAG CATCACCACGGGCACAGCCACTATGGCCCCGAGGCTCTGCCGTCCAAGAAGGACCAGGAGGAGGGAGTCATCGAGAAGCTCCAGAACGGGGACCTGGACCACATGATCCCACACATAACCAGCGAGATGGAGTGCAAGAACCCTTCTGGGGATGAGAAGGTTGTGGTGGGATCCCTCTCTGTACAG GACCTGCAGGCCTCCCAGAGCGCGTGTTACTGGCTGAAGGAGGTGCGGTATTCCGACATTGGCACACTGGCATGGATGATCACCCTGAGCGACGGCCTCCACAACTTCATCGACGGGCTGGCCATTGGCGCCTCTTTCACCGTCTCTGTCTTCCAAGGGATCAGCACCTCTGTGGCCATCCTATGCGAGGAATTCCCGCATGAGTTGG GGGACTTTGTCATCCTGCTGAATGCTGGGATGACCATCCGCCAAGCGCTCTTCTTCAACTTCATCTCCGCCTGCTGCTGCTACGTGGGCTTGGCTTTTGGAATCGTGGCCGGGAGCCACTTCTCTGCCAACTGGATCTTCGCTCTGGCTGGAGGGATGTTCCTGTACATCGCGCTGGCTGATATG TTTCCTGAAATGAATGAGGTCAGCCGGGAGGATGAGCAGAATGGCAGTGCGCTCATCACCTTTGCCATCCAGAACGCGGGGCTGCTGACGGGCTTCACCATCATGGTGCTGCTCACCATGTACTCTGGCCAGATCCAGATCGGGTAG